In one window of Mesorhizobium sp. B2-1-1 DNA:
- a CDS encoding aldo/keto reductase gives MTMNYYTLGNSGLRVSRLALGTMTFGTELGWGTDRDTARAIFDEYVEAGGNFFDTADLYTGGTAETWLGEFVAERGLRDKAVIATKFTFNSEPGNPNAGGNGRKNIMRAVDASLKRLGTDYIDLYLMHVWDRLTPAEEVLRTLDDLVRAGKVRHVGLSDVPAWYAGRAQAIAELRGYEPISALQLEYSLAERSIEHEFVPFATHHGAGVMVWSPLASGLLSGKYRPTQAGNAGRLDGFRNTTHPSFRKFSDRNWAIVAELEKVAAELGRSMAQVALNWVATQPGVATVILGATKLAQLQDNLAALDFSIAPELRKRLDSVSSMPAPFPHSYFGPEIQVRVAGGVVTGDKPSGYSPQVLVEGEAVSISSN, from the coding sequence ATGACCATGAACTACTACACGCTTGGGAACAGCGGCTTGCGCGTCAGCCGGTTGGCGCTGGGCACCATGACCTTCGGCACCGAATTGGGCTGGGGCACTGACAGGGATACAGCCCGCGCAATCTTCGACGAATATGTCGAGGCGGGCGGCAATTTCTTCGACACGGCCGATCTCTATACCGGCGGCACCGCCGAGACCTGGCTCGGCGAATTCGTCGCCGAGCGCGGATTGCGCGACAAGGCGGTGATCGCCACTAAATTCACCTTCAATTCAGAACCCGGCAATCCGAACGCCGGCGGCAATGGCCGCAAGAACATAATGCGCGCCGTGGACGCCTCTCTGAAGCGGCTCGGAACCGACTATATCGACCTCTATCTCATGCATGTGTGGGACAGGCTGACGCCGGCCGAGGAGGTGCTGCGCACGCTGGACGACCTGGTGCGCGCGGGCAAGGTGCGCCACGTCGGCCTTTCCGATGTGCCGGCCTGGTATGCGGGGCGGGCGCAGGCGATCGCAGAATTGCGCGGCTATGAGCCGATCTCGGCCCTGCAGCTCGAATATTCGCTGGCCGAACGCTCGATCGAGCATGAGTTCGTGCCTTTCGCCACGCATCATGGCGCCGGCGTCATGGTTTGGAGCCCGCTGGCCAGCGGCTTGCTCAGCGGCAAATATCGCCCGACGCAAGCCGGCAATGCCGGCCGGCTCGACGGTTTCCGCAACACCACGCATCCGAGCTTCCGGAAATTCAGCGACCGCAATTGGGCGATCGTGGCCGAGCTCGAAAAGGTGGCCGCCGAGCTCGGCCGCAGCATGGCCCAGGTGGCGCTCAACTGGGTGGCGACGCAGCCCGGCGTCGCAACCGTCATCCTGGGCGCGACCAAGCTCGCGCAACTGCAGGACAACCTCGCGGCGCTGGATTTTTCGATTGCCCCCGAACTCCGCAAGCGGCTGGATTCGGTGAGCAGCATGCCGGCGCCGTTCCCGCATTCCTATTTCGGGCCCGAGATCCAGGTCAGGGTGGCCGGCGGTGTCGTGACCGGCGACAAGCCCTCCGGCTATTCGCCGCAGGTTCTGGTGGAAGGCGAGGCGGTCAGCATCAGCAGCAACTGA
- the pyrH gene encoding UMP kinase, translating to MTVKPLYRRVLLKASGEALMGEQHFGIDVSVVDRIAGDIAEARALGIEVGVVIGGGNIFRGVAVASKGGDRVTGDHMGMLATVINSLALRTSLNKIGVDAVVLSAIAMPELCESFSQRQATAYMNQGKVVIFAGGTGNPFFTTDSAAALRAAEIGADALFKGTQVDGVYSADPKKDPNATRFERISHAEVINRGLSIMDTAAIALARENNIPIIVYSIHEKGGFGDILRGGGRCTVVADD from the coding sequence ATGACGGTGAAGCCCCTCTACCGACGTGTCTTGCTGAAAGCGTCTGGTGAAGCGTTGATGGGCGAACAGCATTTCGGCATCGATGTTTCGGTCGTCGACCGCATCGCCGGCGACATCGCCGAAGCCCGCGCGCTCGGCATCGAGGTTGGCGTCGTCATCGGCGGCGGCAATATCTTTCGCGGTGTGGCGGTTGCCTCCAAGGGTGGCGACCGCGTCACCGGCGACCATATGGGTATGCTCGCCACCGTCATCAATTCGCTGGCGCTGCGCACCTCGCTGAACAAGATCGGCGTCGATGCGGTGGTTCTTTCCGCGATCGCCATGCCTGAGCTTTGCGAGAGCTTTTCGCAGCGCCAGGCAACCGCCTACATGAACCAGGGCAAGGTGGTGATCTTTGCCGGCGGCACCGGCAATCCGTTCTTCACCACTGATTCGGCCGCGGCACTTCGCGCCGCTGAAATCGGCGCCGACGCGCTGTTCAAGGGCACACAGGTCGACGGCGTCTATTCTGCCGACCCGAAGAAGGACCCGAACGCGACGCGTTTCGAGCGCATCAGCCATGCCGAAGTGATAAATCGCGGCCTTTCCATCATGGATACGGCAGCGATTGCACTTGCGCGCGAAAACAACATTCCGATAATCGTCTATTCGATCCACGAAAAAGGTGGTTTCGGCGATATTCTAAGGGGCGGCGGCCGCTGCACGGTCGTCGCGGACGATTGA
- the bamA gene encoding outer membrane protein assembly factor BamA — MKAASKFLSAASAAALSAALVVPGALAVQFVATSAAEAAVVSRVEVSGNQRVDADTIRNYITIKPGKSFSSSDIDSAVKALFGTGLFSDVQINQVGSTLVVKVSEYQVVNQVLFQGNKKLKDNALAAAVQLKPRGTFSQAALDADVESVKAAYRRIGRDDAAVTTEVMQLGDNRVNVVFHVNEGDRTQIAAINFVGNSAYSSRRLSDVITTKRSSWVSFILRDDVYDDDKLRADQELLRRFYYNHGYADFQVVSAVGELDNATNKYTVTITVQEGERYTFGDISVESTIPEVDSKALESVVETHKGDVYNAKNVEDTIIALTEKVAGSGYAFAQVTPRGDRNFENHTISVVYTIDQGTKAYVERIEIRGNDRTRDYVIRREFDVSEGDAFNQVLIQRAKKRLEDLNYFDKVEVSTVPGSAPDQVVLVVDVVEKSTGEFSVGAGYSTGGDTAGPSVEGSITERNFLGRGQFIKVSAGGGKNSRDYSLSFTEPYFLGRRIAAGFDIYKRTREYDDYDSDTLGATVRFGLPITDSISTQLAYNISREKYEVDDGCGPTSSADPDGTCDISPAILDGIAQSPWIKSSVSLGLVYNTIDDMKNPHEGIYATTTVEVAGLGGDAKFVKVTGRGSIYQTLSEQFDLVGLLSGGAGHVEGYGNDGGLRIFDQFQSTDRMIRGFAYGGIGPVDPNTGDHLGGTTYFNASAEAQFPLPVVPESFGLRGAVFADAATLYGSKIDTTVNQASVDMNWRASVGVGLMWASPFGPIRIDYAIPVKKEARDDVQEFNFGISTRF, encoded by the coding sequence ATGAAGGCAGCATCCAAGTTTTTGAGCGCCGCTTCCGCGGCAGCCCTGTCCGCGGCTTTAGTCGTGCCAGGTGCGCTCGCAGTGCAGTTCGTTGCCACATCGGCGGCCGAAGCCGCTGTCGTCAGCAGGGTGGAGGTGAGCGGCAACCAACGTGTCGACGCCGATACCATCCGCAACTACATCACCATCAAGCCGGGCAAATCCTTCTCAAGCTCCGACATCGACAGCGCGGTCAAGGCGCTGTTCGGAACCGGGTTGTTCTCGGATGTGCAGATCAATCAGGTCGGTTCGACGTTGGTGGTCAAGGTTTCCGAGTACCAGGTCGTCAACCAGGTGCTGTTCCAGGGCAACAAGAAGCTCAAGGACAACGCGCTTGCGGCTGCCGTGCAGTTGAAGCCGCGCGGCACGTTCTCGCAGGCGGCGCTCGACGCCGATGTAGAGTCGGTCAAGGCCGCCTACAGACGTATCGGCCGTGACGATGCCGCCGTGACCACCGAGGTCATGCAGCTCGGCGACAACCGCGTGAACGTGGTCTTCCATGTCAATGAAGGTGATCGCACGCAGATCGCGGCGATCAATTTCGTCGGCAACAGCGCTTATTCGAGCCGCCGCCTGTCAGATGTGATCACGACCAAGCGCTCGTCCTGGGTTTCGTTCATCCTGCGCGACGACGTCTATGACGACGACAAGCTGCGCGCCGACCAGGAGCTGCTGCGGCGCTTCTACTACAATCACGGCTATGCCGACTTCCAGGTCGTGTCCGCTGTCGGCGAACTCGACAACGCGACCAACAAGTACACGGTCACCATAACCGTCCAGGAAGGCGAGCGTTATACGTTCGGCGACATCAGCGTCGAAAGCACGATTCCGGAAGTCGACTCGAAGGCGCTGGAATCGGTGGTCGAGACCCACAAGGGCGACGTCTACAACGCCAAGAACGTCGAGGACACCATCATTGCCCTGACCGAGAAGGTGGCCGGCTCCGGCTACGCCTTCGCGCAGGTCACGCCGCGTGGCGACCGCAATTTCGAGAATCATACGATTTCGGTGGTCTACACCATCGACCAGGGCACCAAGGCCTATGTCGAGCGCATCGAGATCCGCGGCAATGACCGCACGCGCGACTATGTCATCCGCCGCGAGTTCGACGTCAGCGAAGGCGACGCGTTCAACCAGGTGCTGATCCAACGCGCGAAGAAGCGGCTGGAAGATCTCAATTACTTTGACAAAGTCGAGGTTTCGACGGTCCCCGGGTCGGCGCCGGACCAGGTCGTGCTGGTGGTCGACGTGGTCGAAAAGTCGACCGGTGAGTTCTCGGTCGGCGCCGGCTATTCGACCGGTGGCGATACCGCCGGTCCGTCCGTCGAAGGATCGATCACCGAGCGCAACTTCCTCGGCCGCGGCCAGTTCATCAAGGTGTCGGCGGGTGGCGGCAAGAACTCGCGCGATTACAGCCTTTCGTTCACCGAGCCCTATTTCCTCGGGCGCCGTATCGCCGCCGGCTTCGATATCTACAAGCGGACCAGGGAGTACGACGACTACGACAGCGATACGTTGGGTGCGACGGTGCGCTTCGGCCTGCCGATCACCGACAGCATCTCGACCCAGCTGGCGTATAATATCTCCCGGGAGAAGTATGAGGTAGACGACGGTTGCGGTCCCACGAGTAGTGCGGACCCCGATGGCACCTGCGACATTTCACCGGCTATCCTAGATGGTATCGCACAGAGTCCGTGGATCAAGTCGTCGGTCAGCCTGGGGCTGGTCTACAACACCATCGATGACATGAAGAACCCGCACGAGGGTATCTATGCCACCACGACGGTGGAAGTGGCCGGCCTCGGTGGCGACGCAAAGTTCGTGAAGGTCACGGGACGCGGCAGCATCTATCAGACGCTGTCCGAGCAGTTCGACTTGGTAGGCCTCCTTTCGGGCGGCGCCGGCCATGTCGAAGGCTACGGAAATGATGGCGGTCTGCGCATTTTCGATCAATTTCAGAGCACAGACCGCATGATCCGCGGTTTTGCGTACGGTGGCATTGGACCTGTGGATCCTAATACAGGCGACCATTTGGGTGGTACGACTTATTTCAATGCCTCGGCGGAAGCGCAGTTTCCGCTGCCGGTCGTTCCGGAGAGCTTCGGCTTGCGCGGCGCTGTCTTTGCGGATGCCGCCACACTCTACGGCAGCAAGATCGACACCACGGTCAACCAGGCCTCGGTCGATATGAATTGGCGCGCCTCGGTCGGTGTCGGCCTGATGTGGGCTTCGCCGTTCGGCCCGATCCGTATCGACTATGCGATCCCGGTCAAGAAAGAAGCGAGGGACGACGTGCAGGAATTCAACTTCGGCATATCGACCCGCTTCTGA
- the frr gene encoding ribosome recycling factor produces the protein MSGEYDDLKRRMDGAIAAFKHDLASLRTGRASSNLLDAIQVQAYGTSMPINQVANVTVPEPRMISVSVWDKSMVGAVDRAIRESNLGFNPIVDGTNLRIPLPELNEQRRKELVKISHGYAENARVAARHVRRDGMDFLKKAEKDGVISEDDQRKRSDQVQKLTDETISTIDHLLSDKEAEIMQV, from the coding sequence ATGAGTGGTGAGTACGACGATCTCAAGCGGCGCATGGATGGGGCAATCGCCGCGTTCAAGCATGACCTGGCTTCGCTGCGGACCGGTCGCGCTTCCAGCAACCTGCTCGACGCTATCCAGGTGCAGGCCTATGGCACCAGCATGCCGATCAACCAGGTGGCCAATGTCACGGTGCCTGAGCCGCGCATGATTTCGGTGTCGGTCTGGGACAAGTCGATGGTGGGCGCGGTCGATCGCGCCATCCGCGAATCCAATCTGGGCTTCAACCCTATCGTGGACGGCACCAATCTCAGGATTCCGCTTCCGGAACTCAACGAGCAGCGCCGTAAGGAACTCGTCAAGATCTCGCATGGCTACGCCGAGAACGCCCGTGTCGCAGCGCGCCATGTGCGCCGCGACGGCATGGACTTCCTGAAGAAGGCGGAGAAGGACGGCGTCATCAGCGAGGACGATCAGCGCAAGCGCTCCGACCAGGTCCAGAAGCTTACCGACGAAACGATCAGCACCATCGACCACCTGCTTTCCGACAAGGAAGCTGAAATCATGCAGGTTTAG
- a CDS encoding isoprenyl transferase yields the protein MATPAHVAIIMDGNGRWAKARGMPRLAGHRAGVEALRKTVRAAPDLGISYLTVYAFSSENWSRPKSEVSDLMGLLKLFIRRDLAELHRSGVRVRIIGDRAGLQPDIRLLLEEAEALTSANEALTLIIAFNYGGRDEIVRTARKLASAVARGELDSEAITAESFAGCLDTQGVPDPELVIRTSGELRLSNFLLWQAAYSELVFLPCYWPDFSREHLAEALREFAGRERRFGGLDPQDVASRPAAG from the coding sequence ATGGCAACGCCCGCGCATGTCGCGATCATCATGGATGGAAACGGACGCTGGGCCAAGGCGCGCGGCATGCCGCGGCTCGCCGGCCATCGCGCGGGCGTAGAAGCACTGCGCAAGACGGTGCGCGCCGCGCCCGATCTCGGCATTTCCTACCTGACTGTCTATGCCTTCTCTTCGGAAAACTGGTCGCGGCCGAAATCCGAAGTCAGCGACCTGATGGGCCTGTTGAAGCTGTTCATTCGCCGCGATCTCGCCGAACTGCACCGCAGCGGCGTGCGCGTCAGGATCATCGGCGACAGGGCAGGGCTGCAGCCCGATATCAGGCTCCTGCTCGAAGAAGCCGAAGCGCTGACGTCGGCCAACGAGGCGCTGACGCTGATCATCGCCTTCAACTACGGCGGACGCGACGAGATCGTGCGCACGGCGCGCAAGCTTGCCTCGGCCGTCGCGCGCGGCGAGCTCGACAGCGAGGCGATCACCGCCGAATCCTTTGCCGGCTGCCTCGACACGCAAGGCGTTCCCGATCCCGAACTGGTCATACGCACCAGCGGTGAGCTTCGCCTTTCCAATTTTCTTCTGTGGCAGGCTGCCTATAGCGAGCTTGTGTTCCTGCCCTGCTATTGGCCCGATTTCAGCCGAGAGCATCTAGCCGAGGCCTTGCGCGAGTTCGCCGGGCGCGAACGCCGTTTTGGCGGGCTGGATCCGCAAGATGTCGCTTCGCGGCCGGCCGCGGGATGA
- a CDS encoding phosphatidate cytidylyltransferase, with amino-acid sequence MSNLQLRVLSAVVLAIATLGLTWFGGLPFRLLSAAISAVIFYEWTRMSRPSGTTGLGFLPEALLLVFLGALITGLPALWLLLLVAALVAVTAIAAQLRGAGQWDASGLAYAAVSGLSLALLRDGDHSGLVAILFLFAVVWATDIFAYFVGRAVGGPRLAPSISPGKTRSGALGGAVGGVVAGLILAVAAGAGNLPMLGLVALALSIVSQAGDLLESWIKRRHGRKDSGALIPGHGGVMDRVDGLVAAAFALYVIGWISAGADQPAQGLFPI; translated from the coding sequence ATGAGCAATCTCCAGCTTCGCGTTCTTTCGGCGGTCGTTCTTGCCATCGCGACGCTTGGCCTGACCTGGTTCGGCGGCCTGCCGTTCCGGCTGCTTTCAGCCGCGATTTCGGCGGTGATCTTCTACGAATGGACGCGCATGTCCCGCCCTTCCGGGACGACCGGGCTCGGTTTTTTGCCGGAAGCGCTGCTGCTGGTGTTTCTCGGCGCCCTGATCACCGGCCTGCCTGCCTTGTGGCTGCTGCTTCTGGTGGCTGCACTGGTCGCCGTCACGGCCATCGCCGCCCAACTGCGCGGGGCCGGGCAGTGGGATGCCTCCGGCCTTGCCTATGCAGCCGTCTCGGGTCTTTCCCTTGCGCTTCTGCGTGACGGCGACCATTCCGGCCTCGTCGCCATCCTGTTCCTGTTCGCGGTGGTCTGGGCGACCGACATCTTTGCCTATTTCGTCGGCCGGGCCGTCGGTGGCCCGAGGCTGGCGCCGTCCATCTCTCCCGGCAAGACGCGAAGTGGCGCGCTCGGCGGCGCCGTGGGCGGGGTCGTTGCGGGGCTCATCCTGGCCGTCGCCGCCGGTGCGGGCAACCTGCCAATGCTCGGTCTCGTCGCGCTCGCGCTTTCAATCGTCTCCCAGGCTGGCGACCTCCTGGAATCCTGGATCAAGCGCCGCCACGGCCGCAAGGATTCGGGCGCTCTCATTCCAGGCCATGGCGGCGTCATGGACCGTGTCGACGGGCTTGTCGCGGCGGCTTTCGCCCTATACGTCATCGGCTGGATTTCGGCGGGCGCCGATCAGCCGGCGCAGGGGCTGTTTCCCATTTGA
- the rseP gene encoding RIP metalloprotease RseP, which produces MNEILHAIFGMEGFLLGTLVPFLFVLTVVVFVHEMGHYLVGRWCGIGVRAFSIGFGPELFGFNDRHGTRWKLCAIPLGGYVKFVGDMNATSSQPSTEEIETLTDEERKVAFHTQPIWKRAATVVAGPLFNFLLTIVVFSVLFSAYGRYVAEPMVAEVTAGSPAAKAGILPGDRFVSVDGSKIETFGDVQRLVSGRAGDSITFVMLRDGKEVTVTATPQLMEQQDALGNKVKVAVIGVVNNQELGQPRLITYSPAGALTAAVEETGHVIQRTGQFLQRFVVGREDKCQLGGPVKIADMAGKAAKLGFEWLVQLVALLSVGIGILNLLPIPPLDGGHLLFYGVEAVIRRPVSERMMEMAYRAGLLLVLGFMGFVFWNDLFGC; this is translated from the coding sequence TTGAACGAGATTCTTCACGCGATCTTCGGCATGGAAGGCTTCCTTCTCGGCACGCTCGTGCCCTTCCTGTTCGTGCTGACCGTGGTCGTGTTCGTCCACGAGATGGGCCACTATCTCGTTGGCCGCTGGTGCGGCATCGGCGTCAGGGCCTTTTCGATCGGTTTCGGCCCGGAACTCTTCGGCTTCAACGACAGGCACGGCACGCGCTGGAAGCTCTGCGCCATACCGCTTGGCGGTTATGTCAAATTCGTCGGCGACATGAACGCCACCTCCAGCCAGCCGTCGACGGAAGAGATCGAAACGCTGACCGACGAGGAACGCAAGGTCGCCTTTCACACCCAGCCGATCTGGAAGCGGGCGGCGACGGTCGTGGCCGGGCCGCTGTTCAATTTCCTGCTGACGATCGTCGTCTTTTCGGTGCTGTTTTCAGCCTATGGCCGCTATGTCGCGGAACCCATGGTGGCCGAGGTGACCGCCGGCAGCCCGGCGGCGAAAGCCGGCATCCTGCCCGGCGACCGATTCGTCAGCGTCGACGGCAGCAAGATCGAAACCTTCGGTGACGTCCAACGCCTGGTTTCGGGCCGGGCCGGCGACAGCATCACCTTCGTCATGCTGCGCGACGGCAAGGAAGTGACCGTGACCGCCACGCCGCAGCTGATGGAGCAGCAGGACGCGCTTGGCAACAAGGTCAAGGTGGCCGTGATCGGCGTCGTCAACAACCAGGAACTCGGCCAGCCCAGGCTGATCACCTACAGCCCCGCCGGCGCGTTGACCGCGGCGGTGGAGGAAACCGGGCACGTCATCCAGCGCACCGGCCAGTTCCTGCAGCGTTTCGTCGTCGGGCGCGAGGACAAGTGCCAGCTCGGCGGCCCGGTGAAGATCGCGGACATGGCCGGCAAGGCGGCGAAGCTCGGCTTCGAATGGCTCGTGCAGCTCGTTGCGCTGCTGTCCGTGGGCATCGGCATCCTCAATCTTTTGCCGATTCCCCCCCTCGACGGCGGCCATCTCCTATTCTACGGCGTGGAGGCCGTCATCCGCCGGCCGGTGTCGGAACGGATGATGGAAATGGCCTATCGGGCCGGTCTGCTTCTGGTTTTGGGCTTCATGGGTTTCGTATTCTGGAACGATCTGTTTGGATGCTGA